One window from the genome of SAR202 cluster bacterium encodes:
- a CDS encoding acetylxylan esterase: MIKSEFDSFWDKTLKDLESTSMSEHVVEETDLSARDYTTYKVILNSFENKRIRGIYSVPTTRSSKGIFPAVLRVPGYAATTLTLDKHFALVLSGFAVLSLWPRGQGESMEEWSLEHSTKLTYHVDDKEKYYYRGAYMDCVRGVDFLSSRPEVNNDAIGMWGRSQGGGYTLATASLDSRLAAVVAEQPFLSNYPTSSTLSSTPYVEITDYIKEHSDQTEKILDTLSYFDTLNLVKNIKCPVALNIGMIDPTCPPETIMPVFENIPTLKNLTVYQDLAHESCTDFNILAMDWLKKYLG; encoded by the coding sequence ATGATTAAAAGTGAATTTGATAGTTTTTGGGATAAAACTTTAAAAGATTTGGAATCTACATCCATGTCTGAGCATGTTGTTGAAGAAACTGATTTAAGTGCTCGAGATTATACTACATATAAAGTTATTCTTAATAGTTTTGAAAACAAAAGAATTCGTGGTATATATTCTGTTCCAACTACGCGGTCTTCGAAAGGAATTTTTCCTGCAGTATTAAGAGTTCCAGGTTATGCTGCCACTACATTAACTTTAGATAAACATTTTGCGTTAGTACTATCAGGATTTGCTGTCCTAAGTCTATGGCCACGAGGTCAAGGCGAAAGTATGGAAGAATGGTCTTTGGAGCATTCGACAAAATTAACCTATCATGTTGATGATAAGGAAAAATATTACTATCGTGGTGCATATATGGATTGTGTCAGGGGTGTCGATTTTCTTTCATCAAGACCTGAGGTTAATAATGATGCTATTGGTATGTGGGGGAGAAGTCAAGGCGGTGGATATACTCTTGCAACAGCATCTTTAGATTCTCGATTAGCAGCAGTGGTTGCAGAACAGCCTTTTTTATCAAATTATCCAACTTCTTCTACTTTGTCATCTACACCTTATGTTGAAATAACAGATTACATAAAAGAACACTCTGATCAGACTGAAAAGATTTTAGATACATTGTCATATTTTGATACGTTAAATTTAGTAAAAAATATAAAGTGTCCAGTTGCTCTAAATATTGGGATGATAGATCCTACTTGTCCACCAGAAACCATAATGCCGGTATTTGAAAATATACCAACTTTAAAAAACTTAACGGTGTATCAAGATCTTGCTCATGAAAGTTGCACTGATTTTAACATACTAGCAATGGATTGGTTAAAAAAATATCTAGGCTAG
- a CDS encoding NAD-dependent malic enzyme, with protein NKDPIVFAMANPDPEILPHEAGPHVAIMATGRSDFANQINNVSAFPGIFRGALDVQATTVNDEMKMAAAEAIASTITSRQLQADYIIPSVFNRNVAPAVARGVARAARASGVARRSRSH; from the coding sequence TGAACAAAGATCCTATCGTATTTGCCATGGCAAATCCAGATCCTGAAATACTTCCGCATGAAGCTGGGCCTCATGTAGCAATCATGGCTACAGGCCGTTCAGATTTTGCTAATCAAATCAATAATGTATCTGCCTTTCCTGGTATATTTAGAGGTGCGCTCGATGTACAAGCAACAACGGTTAATGATGAGATGAAAATGGCTGCAGCTGAAGCAATTGCATCAACCATTACATCACGACAATTACAGGCAGACTATATTATTCCAAGTGTTTTTAATCGTAATGTTGCACCTGCAGTCGCGCGTGGTGTCGCAAGAGCAGCAAGAGCATCTGGTGTTGCTAGAAGATCTAGAAGTCACTAA